The stretch of DNA GCGCCGCTGGTCCTGGTCGTCCTCTCGGTCGTCGTGTTCACCGTCCTCGTCACCGAACTCTCCTCGAACACGGCGACGACGACGATCCTCGCGCCGATCCTCATCGGGCTCGGCAGCGTCCTCGCGAGCACGCTCGGCGTCGATCCGGTCACCGCGTCGGTGTTCCTCACGGTCACGGGCGCGATCGCGGCGAGTTTCGCCTTCGCGCTGCCGGTCGCGACCCCGCCCAACGCCATCGTCTTCGGGAGCGGCCACCTCGAACAGCGGGGCATGATCCGGGCCGGAGTCGTCCTGAACGCGCTGATGACGGTGGTCCTGACCCTGTTGCTGGTGGTGCTGTTCTCGGTGTTGTGGCCGCACGTCCTCTGGTAGGGCGCGCGCGACACGCGTCGAGACCGAGCGGAGAGGCGCTCGTCCCGAGAGCGGTTATTTCAGCGCGAACCCGACCCCATTAATCCCTAATGGTTAATAGGTCGTGTTACTTTGACACAGATAGTGCGTGTATCACTGATACACGCTCTGAACACCAACTATGACGCGAGAACACGACCGACGTTCGTTCATCAAGGTTGCGGGAAGCGCAGGCGCGCTCGGACTGACTGGCCTCGCCGGCTGTTCCGGAGACGGCGGCAGCGGCGGGGACGGTGGCGACGGCGGCGGCGATGGCGGCGACGGCGGCGGTGACGGCGGGTCCACCGGCGAGAGCGGGAGCGGGACAGACGTCATCACGCTGGGTGGCTCGATGAGCCTCACCGGGGACAACGCCGACCTGGGCCAGCTGTATCAGGACGCCTACCAGCTCACCATCGACCGTATCAACGAGCAGGGCGGCGTCGAGGCGGGCGACGGCAACACCTACGAACTGGAGATGATCCTCCGGGACGACGGGACCGACGCCTCGACCTCGAAGTCGATCTACCAGGAGCTGATCGACCAGGAGGACATCAACTACCTGCTGGGCCCGTACTCCAGTACGGTGACGCTGCCCGCCAGTGCGGTCGCGGCACAGAACCAGCTCCCGATGGTCGAGGGCGGCGGTGCGAGCCCGGAGATCTTCGCGCAGGGCAACGAGTGGATCTTCGGCCTGCTGCCGACGGCTAACAAGTACGCGAAGAGCTACATCGGCGTGTGCCTGGCGCAGGACCCGACGCCCGAGTCCATCGCCATCCTCGCGGAGGACGGCACGTTCAGTCAGTCGACGGCGGAGGGCGCACGC from Haloarcula litorea encodes:
- a CDS encoding amino acid ABC transporter substrate-binding protein, which gives rise to MTREHDRRSFIKVAGSAGALGLTGLAGCSGDGGSGGDGGDGGGDGGDGGGDGGSTGESGSGTDVITLGGSMSLTGDNADLGQLYQDAYQLTIDRINEQGGVEAGDGNTYELEMILRDDGTDASTSKSIYQELIDQEDINYLLGPYSSTVTLPASAVAAQNQLPMVEGGGASPEIFAQGNEWIFGLLPTANKYAKSYIGVCLAQDPTPESIAILAEDGTFSQSTAEGARNKIEETDLELVVDQTFPSGTSDLSTNLGRVRDQDADVLLLCAHQKHNIILANQMESQNVNVDAAMGTVGSLNESFKNEVGANGDYVRTVLLGDQRGLRGPGLRQHQRLRLRHRGAVRLPAGLPQRRRRGGHPDVHERLPAGRRTRADAGPQPDPAVR